The Populus trichocarpa isolate Nisqually-1 chromosome 18, P.trichocarpa_v4.1, whole genome shotgun sequence genomic interval ATCAACTGctattttacatttattttgcaTATGAAAACCTATGGTtccatttcatttattttcttttgacaaaaaaaattgagtctaCAACATTTGATAATTTTCGTTTTAAACAGGTATGAATTTCTGTCATtgtgttttaatgttttcaggTCATATTATGCAATCATAGTTAATTTATGTTCAAATTTCCAAGTTTCCTGTCTAGAGTCAAAAGTCTTTAAAGAATCAGGAAGACCTAACTCAGTCAATAAATTGTTCTTAACTAATTATGATGTTTTACGCCAAGGATGAAAATAAGTTTTGCAAAAGTTTATAAGCTTTCTAACCATCTTTCAGATTTTATGATGCAAGTCTGATACTAAGAAATCAGATCAGGCATTTAAAATGTTTGCATTACTCCAGGCATAAAACTTGGAATATCCAttgtttctagaaaaaaaactaacaaaattcaGACCTATTTTTCACTTCATTCAAACCCTACTTTTACAACCCTCAAGAATATCACAATCAATTGGCATGAACATGAAACCACAAAGCACAAGAACTGATCATGAAACAGTTTACTTGTTGGGCAGAAATCTCAAATCTCATTGTTCCCTGTTTTTGATTACTCAAAATTATACATCTTGGTTGTAACTAGCAGCTATTAAGTAGTGTGATCTTATAACAATGCATTCCTGATCACACAACTTTTCACTGTCAAGGGTGTTATATCTTGGTCACAGCCACCATGGAATGCATGACATTGTAAAGAATGTTCGAAAAAATATCTTCCACATTTTCCACAAATTCACCAGAAGGGACAAATAAGTAGAGCTACCAAAATCAAAGACTCTTAAACTCCAATGCTATGATGTACACAACAAAAAACAAGTGTTCTCCCACAAAGTCTCACAAACTAACAATAATATGCAgacattttcatcaatttttggtgagctttttaaaacaataaccaTCAAGCTTGAAATAACGGTcataaccattaaaaaataatcactataaACATTACAGATTCAATCAAACATCCCCATCATACGGCGGTGGTTAAATGTGGAAGCACATTCAGATCCTATCATGTGCCTGGTGCCACAATGCAGTCCCAAATTCTAAAACCAACATGGCTACCTCATCTCCAAATTTATAGTTAAATATATCAGGACAGGACCCATCATCTATCTCTGCCTTATCACCACCTCCATTAATCTGTACAGAATCAAAATGACTAAAAACCTTTCATTCCTAGTAATTCCCATTCTTCCATTCTCTAAGCTACCAAAAATATCCTAAAAGAGTTCAAAcaggtgaaaaataaaaaatataaaaaccaattagCACAAAATCAAAGCCATTCTGTTAAAAAGAATTACTAACCTTTTTAACAGAAGCGGACCAAGAAAGAGTGAGTCCCAGAAAGACGATAAAGAAAAAGGGACCCCACAGATCCCAATCTCTCAAAGCCTTTCCCGGATCTTCTCGATACGGGTTAGGAAACACAACCAGCTTCAAATTACTCACAATCCTAGAAAGATCTCTTTTTACGGTATCCCAAACTGGCTCCGTCAACGTGTTCGGAGGGGACCCGAACCCGGCTGCAGAAAAATTGCCACCGGCAGAGTTGCCAGAGCTAGGTGGGAGAGGAGGTAGAGGGGCGGAAGGGAAGATGGATGGCGGTTTCTGGATGGTGGGTTGTGGTTTCGGTTGAGGTGGAGGGAGATTTGATTGGATGAAGGGAGAAGCGGATACGGGTATTCGGGGCGGGCTTGGTGGGCGGGCGGGTAGGACTGTTGAAGGACTGGATTGGATGGAGGAGTTGATTAGGTTCTCGATCTCGTCGATGTCTGATTGAGAAGATGCGTGGAGA includes:
- the LOC7461587 gene encoding protein YIP4b, yielding MSHNSDTIPLHASSQSDIDEIENLINSSIQSSPSTVLPARPPSPPRIPVSASPFIQSNLPPPQPKPQPTIQKPPSIFPSAPLPPLPPSSGNSAGGNFSAAGFGSPPNTLTEPVWDTVKRDLSRIVSNLKLVVFPNPYREDPGKALRDWDLWGPFFFIVFLGLTLSWSASVKKSEVFAVAFALLAAGAVILTLNVLLLGGHIIFFQSLSLLGYCLFPLDVGALVCMLKDNVIIKVIVVSVALAWSSWAAYPFMSSAVNPRRKALSLYPVFLMYVSVGFLIIAID